From Capra hircus breed San Clemente chromosome 1, ASM170441v1, whole genome shotgun sequence, the proteins below share one genomic window:
- the TMEM41A gene encoding transmembrane protein 41A isoform X3: MHSLLGLLLVFAGSTFALYLLSTRLPRASTLVSAEEAGDRSLWFPSDLAELRELSEVLREYRKEHQVYVFLLFCSAYLYKQSFAIPGSSFLVSILPSSCACLPGSHVLLCRGAIRLQSLQNVLAGALFGPWLGLLLCCVLTSVGATGCYLLSSVFGKQLVVSYFPDKVFLLQKKVEENRNGLFFFLLFLRLFPMTPNWFLNLSAPILNIPIVQFFFSVLIGKTWHV; the protein is encoded by the exons ATGCACTCCCTGCTCGGCCTCCTCCTGGTCTTCGCCGGCAGCACCTTCGCCCTGTACTTGCTGTCCACGCGACTGCCTCGCGCGTCGACTCTGGTCTCAGCCGAGGAGGCTGGAGACAG GTCACTATGGTTTCCCTCGGACCTGGCTGAGCTGCGGGAACTCTCCGAGGTCCTTCGAGAATACCGAAAGGAACACCAGGTCTACGTGTTCCTGCTCTTCTGCAGTGCCTACCTCTACAAACAGAGCTTTGCCATCCCTGGGTCCAGCTTCCTGGTCAGTATCCTGCCCTCCTCCTGTGCCTGCCTCCCAGGAAGCCACGTTCTTCTTTGCAGAGGGGCCATTAGGCTGCAGAGCCTACAG AATGTTTTAGCCGGTGCTTTGTTTGGGCCCTGGCTGGGGCTTCTGCTGTGCTGCGTGCTGACCTCAGTGGGTGCCACGGGCTGCTACCTGCTCTCCAGTGTTTTTGGCAAACAGCTGGTGGTCTCCTACTTTCCTGACAAAGTGTTCCTGCTGCAGAAGAAG GTGGAGGAGAACAGAAACGGCCTGTTTTTCTTCTTACTGTTTCTGAGACTCTTCCCTATGACGCCAAACTGGTTCTTGAACCTCTCGGCCCCGATTCTGAACATCCCCATCGTGCAGTTCTTCTTCTCTGTTCTTATCGGTAAGACGTGGCAT gTTTGA
- the TMEM41A gene encoding transmembrane protein 41A isoform X1: MHSLLGLLLVFAGSTFALYLLSTRLPRASTLVSAEEAGDRSLWFPSDLAELRELSEVLREYRKEHQVYVFLLFCSAYLYKQSFAIPGSSFLVSILPSSCACLPGSHVLLCRGAIRLQSLQNVLAGALFGPWLGLLLCCVLTSVGATGCYLLSSVFGKQLVVSYFPDKVFLLQKKVEENRNGLFFFLLFLRLFPMTPNWFLNLSAPILNIPIVQFFFSVLIGLIPYNFICVQTGSILSTLTSLDALFSWETAFKLLAIALVALVPGTLIKKVSQKDLRLKETSNAHSLNSRKVT, from the exons ATGCACTCCCTGCTCGGCCTCCTCCTGGTCTTCGCCGGCAGCACCTTCGCCCTGTACTTGCTGTCCACGCGACTGCCTCGCGCGTCGACTCTGGTCTCAGCCGAGGAGGCTGGAGACAG GTCACTATGGTTTCCCTCGGACCTGGCTGAGCTGCGGGAACTCTCCGAGGTCCTTCGAGAATACCGAAAGGAACACCAGGTCTACGTGTTCCTGCTCTTCTGCAGTGCCTACCTCTACAAACAGAGCTTTGCCATCCCTGGGTCCAGCTTCCTGGTCAGTATCCTGCCCTCCTCCTGTGCCTGCCTCCCAGGAAGCCACGTTCTTCTTTGCAGAGGGGCCATTAGGCTGCAGAGCCTACAG AATGTTTTAGCCGGTGCTTTGTTTGGGCCCTGGCTGGGGCTTCTGCTGTGCTGCGTGCTGACCTCAGTGGGTGCCACGGGCTGCTACCTGCTCTCCAGTGTTTTTGGCAAACAGCTGGTGGTCTCCTACTTTCCTGACAAAGTGTTCCTGCTGCAGAAGAAG GTGGAGGAGAACAGAAACGGCCTGTTTTTCTTCTTACTGTTTCTGAGACTCTTCCCTATGACGCCAAACTGGTTCTTGAACCTCTCGGCCCCGATTCTGAACATCCCCATCGTGCAGTTCTTCTTCTCTGTTCTTATCG gTTTGATCCCATATAATTTCATCTGTGTGCAGACAGGCTCCATCCTGTCCACCCTCACCTCTCTGgatgctcttttctcctgggaaACTGCCTTTAAACTGCTGGCCATTGCCCTGGTGGCCTTAGTTCCTGGAACCCTCATTAAAAAAGTTAGTCAGAAAGACCTACGTTTGAAAGAAACAAGCAACGCTCATTCTCTGAATAGTAGGAAGGTCACGTGA
- the TMEM41A gene encoding transmembrane protein 41A isoform X2, translating into MHSLLGLLLVFAGSTFALYLLSTRLPRASTLVSAEEAGDRSLWFPSDLAELRELSEVLREYRKEHQVYVFLLFCSAYLYKQSFAIPGSSFLNVLAGALFGPWLGLLLCCVLTSVGATGCYLLSSVFGKQLVVSYFPDKVFLLQKKVEENRNGLFFFLLFLRLFPMTPNWFLNLSAPILNIPIVQFFFSVLIGLIPYNFICVQTGSILSTLTSLDALFSWETAFKLLAIALVALVPGTLIKKVSQKDLRLKETSNAHSLNSRKVT; encoded by the exons ATGCACTCCCTGCTCGGCCTCCTCCTGGTCTTCGCCGGCAGCACCTTCGCCCTGTACTTGCTGTCCACGCGACTGCCTCGCGCGTCGACTCTGGTCTCAGCCGAGGAGGCTGGAGACAG GTCACTATGGTTTCCCTCGGACCTGGCTGAGCTGCGGGAACTCTCCGAGGTCCTTCGAGAATACCGAAAGGAACACCAGGTCTACGTGTTCCTGCTCTTCTGCAGTGCCTACCTCTACAAACAGAGCTTTGCCATCCCTGGGTCCAGCTTCCTG AATGTTTTAGCCGGTGCTTTGTTTGGGCCCTGGCTGGGGCTTCTGCTGTGCTGCGTGCTGACCTCAGTGGGTGCCACGGGCTGCTACCTGCTCTCCAGTGTTTTTGGCAAACAGCTGGTGGTCTCCTACTTTCCTGACAAAGTGTTCCTGCTGCAGAAGAAG GTGGAGGAGAACAGAAACGGCCTGTTTTTCTTCTTACTGTTTCTGAGACTCTTCCCTATGACGCCAAACTGGTTCTTGAACCTCTCGGCCCCGATTCTGAACATCCCCATCGTGCAGTTCTTCTTCTCTGTTCTTATCG gTTTGATCCCATATAATTTCATCTGTGTGCAGACAGGCTCCATCCTGTCCACCCTCACCTCTCTGgatgctcttttctcctgggaaACTGCCTTTAAACTGCTGGCCATTGCCCTGGTGGCCTTAGTTCCTGGAACCCTCATTAAAAAAGTTAGTCAGAAAGACCTACGTTTGAAAGAAACAAGCAACGCTCATTCTCTGAATAGTAGGAAGGTCACGTGA